A section of the Babesia microti strain RI chromosome I, complete genome genome encodes:
- a CDS encoding Organic solute transporter Ostalpha (overlaps_old_locusTagID:BBM_I03125) yields the protein MDLIVVAINNKITISVSLLMFLFGLLISFFTIYQHFLHYNVPRLQIYITRLHIYVPVYSILNLLIFSISLARGILIPIRELCEAIAIYSFMCLMLEYCGGVNQCGESISNHPATLKHIWPVNNIPLFNLTEDIPLNAGFVKMCKKSVLQYAFVRVFFSILAILITLFCGDAMEITWFSVSSYIVYNISISIALYGLSLLYFAIKDHPQLKNANPIFKFISFKLLIFATYWQGLFIVMFIRIPAYYQMKFGALLLLMETPIFCIVQRVAFNVSEFIHEPKQIKQVDSVLSTKNVVQFPTYQWIEPQNHSWDIKNEQFDLDPTSTDSKPKYHKYTLIIMKIMNMLKIPCADNIEDFNSIFSPEHRALVFNNAMAAMNLRDMIADSFYNFSKNYREHVILSLQEENEYVNYTEENGSNEQMTFAEFDQALNHLQ from the exons ATGGATCTGATAGTGGTTGCTATTAATAACAAGATAACTATATCTGTATCGCTCCTAATGTTTCTTTTTGGCCTTTTAATTTCCTTTTTCACAATATACCAACACTTTCTTCACTACAATGTACCACGGTTACAGATTTACATCACTCGCTTACACATTTATGTTCCCGTATATAGTATACTGAATCTACtcatattttcaatatctCTAGCCCGGGGCATTTTGATACCAATAAGGGAGTTATGTGAAGCTATCGCAATTTACTCGTTTATGTGCCTCATGCTGGAGTATTGCGGTGGAGTTAATCAGTGCGGGGAAAGCATATCTAACCATCCAGCCACTCTCAAGCATATATGGCCCGTGAACAATATTCCTCTTTTCAACCTAACTGAAGATATACCTTTAAACGCAGGCTTTgttaaaatgtgtaaaaagTCGGTGCTTCAATATGCATTTGTGCGTGTTTTTTTCTCGATATTGGCCATATTGATTACGCTGTTTTGCGGTGACGCAATGGAGATAACTTGGTTTTCGGTTTCTTCCTACATAGTATACAATATTAGCATTTCAATTGCACTATACGGATTGTCTCtgttatattttgcaataaaGGATCATCCTCAGCTCAAAAATGCCAATCCGATATTCAAGTTCATATCATTCAAGTTACTGATATTTGCCACTTACTGGCAAGGCCTATTTATCGTCATGTTCATCAGAATTCCTGCATATTACCAAATg aaatttgGTGCTTTGTTGTTGCTGATGGAGACGCCCATTTTTTGCATAGTTCAAAGAGTGGCATTTAATGTCTCAGAATTTATCCATGAAccaaaacaaataaaacaaGTGGATTCGGTACTATCAACCAAAAATGTGGTTCAATTCCCTACTTATCAGTGGATAGAGCCACAAAATCATTCCTGggatattaaaaatgaacaGTTTGATCTAGATCCAACTTCCACAGATTCGAAACCAAAGTACCACAAATACACCTTGATCATCATGAAAATTATGAACATGTTAAAAATTCCTTGTGCAGATAACATAGAAGActttaattcaattttttcacCGGAACATAGGGCTTTGGTTTTTAACAATGCAATGGCCGCTATGAATCTTAGGGATATGATAGCGGACTCATTCTACAACTTTAGCAAAAACTATCGCGAGCATGTCATCCTTTCACTGCAG gaggagaatgaatatgtaaattatacagAAGAAAATGGTTCTAATGAACAGATGACATTCGCCGAATTCGATCAGGCCCTAAACCACCTTCAATAG